TGAGCGGCATTAAAGTTTCGCTTGACGAAAATGCTTCGAAACTTGGGGTGAACCAGTTTTCTGTCGAGGCGATGCTTGCTTCTCGCTACAATGCCGGATTCCCGATTGCAACTCTTTGGGAAGGCAATAGAAATGTTCCTGTAGTGCTTAAGGGAACGCATGCTGATTCTGCAAGTTTCTTGAATCTTGAAAATGAACAAATCGCAACTTATGGCGGACTTTCTAATGCGCCGCTCCGCCAGATTGCGGAATTCTCGCCTGTATTCAACGAGGGAGCGCGCGATAGAAGGAATGGTCTCCCGACGGTGACGATTTCTGCCGAAGTTTCGCCTGGCGTCAGTGCGAATGACCTTGCTTTAAAGCATTTTGAATCGCTGAAAAAGTTGACTGCTAGCGAAGGTGTTAAATTGGAGCTTGGTGGCGAAGCGGCCTCTGTTATCGAAACGCTTCCTGGACTCCTTAAAGGTCTCGTCGTGGCTGTTGCCATGATGTTCCTTATTATGGTGTGGCACTTCCGTAGAATTCGTACGGCTCTTATGCTCTTCTCGTTATTGTCGCTTTCCACTTTCGGCACGGGCGTTGCTATGTGGATTATGGATTTGGACTTTACGATTACGGGTGTTCTTGGTATGGTGAGTCTGCTTGGAATTATGGTGCGTAACGGAATTATCATGATTGACTATGCTGAGGAATTGAAGCGTGATGAGCATTTGGATTCTAAAAATGCCATCTATAATTCGGCACTTAGGCGTATGCGCCCGATATTCCTGACTTCGGCGGCGGCCTCTGCGGGCGTTTTGCCGATGATGCTGAGTGGTGATGGCCTTTGGGTGCCTATGGCAATCATTATTTTCTGGGGGACGCTTGTAACGATGTGCTTGATTTTGACGGTGCTGCCCGTTGCTTATTGGGGCGTAAGTTGTATGAAGTTCAGACGCAGGAAAGTGATTAGTGGTTAGTGGTTGGTGATTAGTGATTAGGAAAAAGTAGGTGGTAGGCGGTGGATGGTAAGAAGTAAACGTTCTCTTTGCGTCATTCTGAGGACCGAAGGGACGAAGAATCCAGGGAGTTTATAAAATGAATAAATTGAATAACATAATGGTTGCTCTTATTTTTAGCGTTTCCGCTTCATTTGCGGCGGATGTTTTTACGCTTGATGATTGCTTGCGTGTTGCCCGCGAAAATAATGCGACTTTGAAGAGTGCAAAAGTGAATCGCCAAATGGCCGAAGAAGCCGAAGGAAGTGCTTTCCCGGCGTATTTCCCGAAAGTGTTTGCCGGTGGCTTTGCCTTTATCGCAAACGATTTCTTGGTGAAACAAAAAATGGACTTCTCCAAAGAAATGGAGGGCTTGGGGCAACAAGTTGCACCCGCTATGATGCAGGCGGGGATAGACCCTTCTATGTTGGCGGGGCTTCCGACGACATTTAATATGGGAATGGTTGATAAAGGAATTATTGGGCATTTGACTTTGATTCAGCCGATTTTTGTGGGCGGACAAATTTACAACGGCAATCAGCTTGCCAAAATTGGAACTCGTGCTGCCAAATTGCAGGAAACTCTTACCGAAACGGAAATCCGCAAGAATACGGAGACCTATTACTGGCTCATTATTTCGCTTAAGGAAAAGTTGAAAACACTTGCTGAAGCTGAAAAACAGGTGGATGGAATTTATAGCGATGTCCAAGTTGCTGTGGATGCCGGTGTCGCTGTGAAAAATGATTTGCTCCGTGTGGAGCTCGAAAAGAAGAAATTGCAAAGCAATCGTTTAAAACTTGAGAATGGAATCTCGGTCGCAAAGCTGATGCTGGCGCGGCAAATGAATCGCGACAATGCTGATTTTGACCTTGCCGATGCTGATCTTTCTCAAGTTACTCCGCCTGAATCTTACGCAATTTCTGCTGATGACGCCGTTGAACGCCGTGCCGAAAGCAAGTTGCTTGCCATCAGTCGCGAAGCTGCCGAAAAGGAACGCTCAATGGAGCGCGGCAAGGTGCTGCCTACGGTTGCTGTGGGCGCGAGCCTTTTGTATCAAAACTTGCTTGATGACGATGCTGTAAATGGTGTGCTTTTTGCATCGCTTACAGTGCCGATTTCGGATTGGTGGAGCAATAGCTATTCTACCGCCAAGCTTGACTTGAAGGCGCAAAAGGCGGCGATTGACGAGGTAGAAAACAAGAACTTGATCAAGGTGGATATTGATGCCAAATGGAACACGCTGAACGAATCCTTCAAACAAATAGAAATCAGTCGTGATGCCATTGCCCAGGCCGAAGAAAACTTGCGCATACAACGTGAATTTTACAATGCGGGCACTGCGACGCTCAGCAATCTGCTTGAAGCTGAAACTTTGCGGCAGCAGGCTGCGGACTCCTACACCGAAGCCGTTACGGGGTATTACACCGCTGTCTGTGCGTACTTGACGGCGACAGGCCGGTAAGCAGAACGGTTGCGGAAAAATGAAAACGGATGCCGAGTTTTCGACATCCGATTTAGCGTGAATGCGTAATGTTTTTTTTGTCGCGCCGCCCTACGCCCAATAATTTTATTTCTTGAAATACACCGTATTCACAATGTGTCCTTGAATCTTTCTACGTACAACATAGTGCCCTTGCGAAAGTTCTCGCATGCTGATGCCCAAATAATGGCCGTTCATATCAAAAATCCCAACGGTGGTTGCAGTCCCGGCCATGCGTGGCATGGTTGCGATACTGGTGGTACTTGTGTCAGGCTTGATTATTGCTATGTACTTGTCCCAACCTGGCATGTCTTCGAGAGTAATGATACGCTCGTCATTCATGTTGCTCTTCCATACACCATCTTTTGTTTGGCCGGGCCAAGTTCCGCTCCAAGTGCTGTACCACGGCATCCACCAACTCCATACGGCTTCGTCGGTATGCATGTTGTTCACATCGGGAATGGGGCCGTTTTCGCTGAGTGCGATAATTTTCGTGCTTTTCGATGCGTTTTTGAATTTGTCAAAGGCACTTGCGTTACTGGAATGGTCGTTTGCGCTGTTGTAGATGTCGATGGAGAGGACGTCATAGTATTCAGTACCCGGATCCCAAGAGGTGACAGTGCTTCCTTCAGGGTTATAGACCCAAATCATGTTTCTTACACCCTTGACTTTGACCATGCGGTCATAGACGAGGCGATAGAGGGCTGCAAACTGTTCTCCGGAATTAATACTCCACCAGAACCACTTTCCGCCAGCTTCATGCAAGGGGCGAAAGATTCCCGCTACACCTTCTTTCTGCAATTCAAGGAAGTAATCGGCGATGTGGTCAATGTCGGCTACGATTCCTTTGTAAGCAGCACTTTCGGTATTCCATTCGGTGGTGCCTGGCTTGAAACCTGTAGAGAAATCGAAATCGGTGTATTCGCCTCCGTTTGCTGCACTTTGGATATAGAAGGCGTCTTTTTTGTCTAGCGGATCTTTCCAATGCCAAGTGAATGCCGGGATGCCGCCCGCTTTCCAAAGGCCTTTCGCGATGGAAATTGCTTTGTCCGTGTATTCCTTGTTCCAACTTTCATTTGCCTTCGGGCCACTCGCAAACAAGAAATCAAGCCCGACAAGAGCCGGGTACTTTCCCGTACGAGTGAATGTGTATTTCACGTCGTCGTGCGTCTTGAAGTCGGCTCCCATGGTGTAACCGCTCATATCGCCGGTCATCATGCCGCTAATCGTCTTTTTGCCAAAGTTTTCACGCAAAAAGCTGTAGAGCTTGATTGCACTTTCGGTGGCGTTCGGGGTAACCGGTGTTGCGGATATTTTGAAAGGGGAGGATTGATAAGGCTCAACCTCAATATAGTCCACGCTAATCCAGCCCCAGTATTTCTCAATAGAGATTGTGTTTGTCCCGGCTTTAAGTGTAGCGACTGTCGTGACATCCGCCCATGAAGTAGTGGCGTTAAAGTCGATGGTGCCTGCGGTTGCACCGTTTACTTTCAAGTAGTTTGCTTTGAAATCCCCAGCCTTGTAATGGATGGTTACTTGGTACTTGCCCGCACTCTCTGCGGTGACACCATTAAAAGAAATATTTCCTTCTTGCAAGTCGGCATAACCCGTTCCCGAAACTCCGGAGGCGTTGACATTTTTTGCTCCTCCGGAAAGAGTCGCTGCTTCAGCTTCGTACTTAGTTGCAATTGCCATACTCGAAAGAGCAAGAATCAAAATAAGGAAGTTTTTTCTTATAATCATTAGGGTTCCTCCATTTTACGAAATTATATTCCCCAAGTATATTTATCAATTATTTTTTTCGAATGGTGTGGACAAAAATGTCCACGAATTGTATATTTTTTTTACGAGACGCTAGGAAATGAAACGATTTTTCAAATAGGGTCATTTTATATCCGGCGAGAGCTTTATGTTTGCAAAAAACAAAATCAACATCTACGACTATTCGGACTACCGCAAGTTCTTGCAGGAGTTCTATGAACTCGAAAAATCGCTGGATTCCTCGTTCAGTTATCGAGTGTTTGCTGCGGCGGTTGGCATGGACGCAAGCCTGCTTTTGAAAATATTGCAGGGTAAACGCCACATTTCTCCGAAATGCATAGATGTTTTCGTTAATTTTTTCCATTTCAAGGATGCCAAGGCGGAATACTTCCGCGAAATGATTGCTTACGGCAAGGCGAAAAACGATGAGGATGTGCGTAGCCATTTTGAAACGCTTCAAAAAATGCGACCTGCAGCTTGCCGAGAACTCGACGAAGCCCGGTACCGCTATTTTCAGCAATGGTATTATCCGATGATCCGCTCGGCGCTCGATGTATTCAATTATCGCGGTACACAAGATGCTGCCGCCCTTGGGGAATGCTGCATTCCAAAGCTTTCCGCTTCGCAAGTAAAAAACGCTGTCGATGCTTTGTTGCAGCTCGGACTTGCGCATGCCCGCAATGACGGTCGCGTGGTTCCGACCGAAGCTCATCTCAAGACTATGGAACACTGGCTGAGTGCCTGTATCAGCGATTACCAAAGCAGCATTGCGGAACTGGCCGGCAAATCCATCCAGAATACTCCCAAAGAAAAACGCGACATCAGCACGCTCACGATGGCTCTTGATTCGCGACAAATTGATAAAATTCGTGAAATCCTCGCCAAAACGAGAAAAGCCATCGTAAACGTAGTCAATGCGATGCCTCCGCAAATTTGCGATAGCGTTTATCAGTTAAACTTTCAGTTGTTTCCGATGATGAAAAAGGAAGAACAATGAAAAAAGGTATGGAAACTTCGTTTTGTGTTTCGTTTTGCGCCTTGCTTTGCCTGTCGCTGTTTTTAGGTTGTTCAGAAAGTAACACCGCAGGTGCCACAAGTGAAACGACAAACGGAATAGCAGTCATGATTGTTGACAGTTTAAATAAGCCGTTCGCTTGCGCACAAATGAAGGTGTATTCAAAAGATGCCTTCTCGGTCATTGATAGCGCCCTTTCGGATTCAAACGGACGAGTTTCTTTTAATGACAAACTCGGCATCTGCACAGACCAAGGCTGTTTTGTAGAAGCCCTTGCGGGCAAAGATTCCGCATTCATGAGTTGGTCGCCGGTCGATTTTGCAGATACCTCGGTTCAGAAAATTGCATTGTTGCCTTCGGCTTCGCTCATTGTACGTACAGGCGTTTCGACCCAAGAAATCGAAGGCCTGTTAGAAAATGTTCAACTGGAATCGACCCCCTATTTTGCAAACCGCTTCGGTAGCGAGTATGTGTTTGCGCATGTGCCGGCAGGGGCCTTTACTATTGTTGCTGGAGATTCGACCGTCGCAGAAGTGGCGCTTGCGCCAAACGAATCCGCAGATACGCTCGTTCCTGTTCCAGGAAAGTCTGTTGAGTATGTTTTCGAAGACTTTGACGATGGAGATAGTTTGAATAACCTCGCCAAAACTTATCCTAACTACGGATGGTATTTTAATGCTGTTGGCAAAGCGAATTTTGCAATACCTGATAGTGCTGAAAGTTTCTCATCCGTATTAAAAGAAGATAAAGATCATGGAAAGTATCTCGCTGTTAAATTCGCAATAGATACAGGCTTCGTTTTGCTCGGAACTCATCTAGGACTTGATACAGGATTTTTCGACCTGAGCAATCTCACGGCGATTCGCCTTACGGTAAGA
This genomic stretch from Fibrobacter sp. UWB16 harbors:
- a CDS encoding TolC family protein; translation: MNKLNNIMVALIFSVSASFAADVFTLDDCLRVARENNATLKSAKVNRQMAEEAEGSAFPAYFPKVFAGGFAFIANDFLVKQKMDFSKEMEGLGQQVAPAMMQAGIDPSMLAGLPTTFNMGMVDKGIIGHLTLIQPIFVGGQIYNGNQLAKIGTRAAKLQETLTETEIRKNTETYYWLIISLKEKLKTLAEAEKQVDGIYSDVQVAVDAGVAVKNDLLRVELEKKKLQSNRLKLENGISVAKLMLARQMNRDNADFDLADADLSQVTPPESYAISADDAVERRAESKLLAISREAAEKERSMERGKVLPTVAVGASLLYQNLLDDDAVNGVLFASLTVPISDWWSNSYSTAKLDLKAQKAAIDEVENKNLIKVDIDAKWNTLNESFKQIEISRDAIAQAEENLRIQREFYNAGTATLSNLLEAETLRQQAADSYTEAVTGYYTAVCAYLTATGR
- a CDS encoding glycosyl hydrolase, translating into MIIRKNFLILILALSSMAIATKYEAEAATLSGGAKNVNASGVSGTGYADLQEGNISFNGVTAESAGKYQVTIHYKAGDFKANYLKVNGATAGTIDFNATTSWADVTTVATLKAGTNTISIEKYWGWISVDYIEVEPYQSSPFKISATPVTPNATESAIKLYSFLRENFGKKTISGMMTGDMSGYTMGADFKTHDDVKYTFTRTGKYPALVGLDFLFASGPKANESWNKEYTDKAISIAKGLWKAGGIPAFTWHWKDPLDKKDAFYIQSAANGGEYTDFDFSTGFKPGTTEWNTESAAYKGIVADIDHIADYFLELQKEGVAGIFRPLHEAGGKWFWWSINSGEQFAALYRLVYDRMVKVKGVRNMIWVYNPEGSTVTSWDPGTEYYDVLSIDIYNSANDHSSNASAFDKFKNASKSTKIIALSENGPIPDVNNMHTDEAVWSWWMPWYSTWSGTWPGQTKDGVWKSNMNDERIITLEDMPGWDKYIAIIKPDTSTTSIATMPRMAGTATTVGIFDMNGHYLGISMRELSQGHYVVRRKIQGHIVNTVYFKK
- a CDS encoding TIGR02147 family protein — protein: MFAKNKINIYDYSDYRKFLQEFYELEKSLDSSFSYRVFAAAVGMDASLLLKILQGKRHISPKCIDVFVNFFHFKDAKAEYFREMIAYGKAKNDEDVRSHFETLQKMRPAACRELDEARYRYFQQWYYPMIRSALDVFNYRGTQDAAALGECCIPKLSASQVKNAVDALLQLGLAHARNDGRVVPTEAHLKTMEHWLSACISDYQSSIAELAGKSIQNTPKEKRDISTLTMALDSRQIDKIREILAKTRKAIVNVVNAMPPQICDSVYQLNFQLFPMMKKEEQ